In Lacibacter sp. H407, a genomic segment contains:
- a CDS encoding Ig-like domain-containing protein has translation MKTVLRSYAMPTLVALTLFAASCSKEKSSQSIDDQTAVGQTRSAGAVADDPALQAKVPLIVSPGFLNTGINGRAGSFDDFAAKGKPDNVPPTISFVAPSNNASVSGTISVQVKATDNVKVTSVSLSIDGKVVSTSTTLPFTNTWNSGTVTNGNHTVTVTAKDGKGNSASASIQVSVNNVTAGDITAPSVDITSPVNGTTYEANTNLNISSSASDNVGVASLSISINNVVVSTSASASTSYSWNTSTAASGFHTITATAKDAAGNQSVRSVTVTINTVVVPPPVSSGVHLVMPPVGNQGGEGACVPFAIGYAARSAEQYYRTNASTYSFSTNVFSPEFLYNQIKFSTDCSAGTAMQTALDFIVTKGISTFQSMPYSSTNGCSLLPTAVQTSEALNYKINGYSKIYYTDRAAIKSMIEQKHPVIITILADNSFISAKTGFLWKAYSGSGMLAHCLVICGYDDSKNAYKIFNSWGTTWGDAGYSWIDYNFFETGGRTAGGGYCYVIN, from the coding sequence ATGAAAACCGTACTCCGATCCTATGCTATGCCCACTCTGGTTGCACTTACTTTATTTGCAGCATCCTGTTCAAAAGAAAAATCTTCGCAGTCGATTGACGACCAAACAGCAGTAGGTCAAACTCGCTCAGCAGGTGCTGTTGCCGATGATCCGGCTTTACAGGCAAAAGTTCCGCTCATTGTATCTCCCGGCTTTTTAAACACAGGTATAAATGGCAGAGCTGGCAGTTTTGATGACTTCGCAGCAAAAGGAAAGCCCGATAACGTACCGCCAACAATCAGCTTTGTAGCTCCTTCAAATAATGCATCTGTTTCAGGAACAATCAGTGTGCAGGTAAAGGCTACCGACAATGTGAAGGTCACATCCGTGAGTTTAAGTATTGATGGCAAGGTTGTAAGTACAAGCACTACATTACCCTTTACAAATACATGGAATTCCGGCACTGTTACAAACGGCAACCACACTGTTACAGTAACTGCAAAAGACGGAAAGGGGAATAGTGCTTCAGCCTCAATTCAGGTATCAGTGAATAATGTAACAGCTGGCGATATTACAGCCCCTTCAGTGGACATCACCTCACCAGTAAATGGAACTACATACGAAGCGAATACAAACTTAAATATCAGTTCCTCTGCTTCCGATAATGTCGGTGTTGCTTCTCTTAGTATCAGCATTAATAATGTTGTAGTGAGCACATCAGCAAGCGCCAGCACCAGTTATTCCTGGAATACAAGTACTGCGGCCAGCGGATTTCATACCATTACCGCAACAGCAAAAGATGCAGCAGGAAACCAATCAGTAAGATCGGTGACTGTAACAATCAATACGGTTGTTGTTCCTCCTCCAGTTAGCAGTGGTGTTCATCTGGTTATGCCTCCTGTTGGCAATCAAGGTGGCGAAGGAGCATGTGTGCCATTTGCAATTGGATATGCAGCCCGCTCAGCAGAACAATATTATCGTACCAACGCCAGCACGTACAGTTTCTCTACCAATGTATTTAGCCCTGAATTTTTATACAATCAGATAAAATTCAGCACAGATTGTTCAGCAGGTACTGCCATGCAAACGGCACTTGACTTCATTGTAACCAAAGGTATCAGCACGTTCCAATCAATGCCATACAGCAGCACGAATGGCTGTTCTCTATTACCAACAGCTGTTCAAACAAGTGAGGCTTTGAATTATAAAATTAATGGCTACTCCAAAATTTATTATACTGACAGAGCGGCCATTAAATCAATGATCGAACAAAAGCATCCGGTAATAATCACAATACTTGCTGACAATTCATTTATCAGTGCAAAAACAGGATTTCTCTGGAAGGCATATTCAGGGTCAGGTATGCTGGCACATTGCCTTGTTATTTGCGGCTACGATGATTCAAAAAATGCTTATAAAATTTTCAACTCATGGGGAACAACGTGGGGCG
- the rpsJ gene encoding 30S ribosomal protein S10, whose product MAQRIRIKLQSYDHNLVDKSAEKIVKTVRSTGAVVTGPIPLPTRKRIFTVLRSPHVNKKSREQFQLCTHKRLLDIYTSSSRTVDALSKLDLPSGVDVEIKA is encoded by the coding sequence ATGGCGCAACGTATCAGAATAAAATTGCAATCCTACGACCATAATCTGGTCGACAAATCGGCTGAGAAAATCGTGAAAACGGTTCGCAGTACCGGTGCAGTAGTAACAGGACCTATTCCTCTTCCTACACGTAAAAGAATTTTTACTGTATTGCGTTCACCGCACGTTAACAAGAAGAGCCGTGAGCAGTTCCAGCTTTGTACGCACAAGCGTTTGCTGGATATCTACACCAGCAGCAGCCGTACGGTTGATGCATTGAGTAAGTTAGACTTGCCAAGTGGTGTTGACGTAGAAATCAAAGCATGA
- the rplC gene encoding 50S ribosomal protein L3, with translation MKGIIGKKIGMTSIFSPDGKQQSCTIIEAGPCVVTQVKTQDADGYSALQLAFGEKKEKNTTAAEKNHFAKANTSPKKIVKEFRNYSLEKNIGETITTDIFAEGDKVEVVGTTKGKGFQGVVKRHGFHGVGGQSHGQHDRQRAPGSLGNSSDASRVMKGMRMAGRMGADRVKVKGLKVLKIFPEKNYILVSGSVPGFNGSIVYIQK, from the coding sequence ATGAAAGGTATTATTGGTAAAAAGATTGGCATGACCAGCATCTTCAGTCCCGATGGTAAACAGCAGAGCTGTACCATCATTGAAGCTGGTCCCTGTGTTGTTACACAGGTAAAAACACAAGACGCTGACGGATACAGCGCATTACAATTGGCTTTTGGCGAAAAGAAAGAAAAGAACACTACCGCCGCTGAAAAAAACCACTTCGCAAAAGCAAACACTTCTCCCAAGAAGATCGTAAAAGAATTCCGCAACTATTCTCTCGAAAAAAATATTGGTGAAACAATCACAACCGACATTTTCGCTGAAGGCGATAAAGTTGAAGTTGTGGGTACCACAAAAGGAAAGGGTTTCCAGGGTGTTGTAAAACGCCATGGCTTCCACGGTGTGGGCGGTCAATCGCACGGTCAACACGATCGTCAGCGTGCACCGGGTTCACTGGGTAACTCTTCTGATGCTTCACGTGTAATGAAAGGTATGCGTATGGCTGGCCGTATGGGTGCAGACAGAGTGAAAGTTAAAGGATTAAAAGTGTTGAAAATTTTCCCTGAAAAGAATTACATCCTTGTGAGCGGTTCTGTACCAGGTTTTAACGGTTCAATCGTATACATCCAGAAGTAA
- the rplD gene encoding 50S ribosomal protein L4, protein MQVDVLNKSGKATGRTIELPDEIFGIEPNDHVIYLAVKQYRAAQRQGTHKVKTRAEVQGASRKLHRQKGTGGSRKGNIRNPLYKGGGTIFGPKPHGYDFKLNRKVKDLAKMGALAYKAKENAIVVVEDLNMDTPKTKEFMSVLTNLNIAGKKALVVIPDYNDNLYLSLRNVPSVVGSLLADVNTYDLINSDVLVLTESAAKIFSEEEAAA, encoded by the coding sequence ATGCAAGTAGACGTTTTAAATAAATCAGGAAAAGCAACAGGTCGTACGATCGAATTACCGGATGAAATTTTTGGTATCGAACCAAATGACCATGTGATTTACCTCGCTGTAAAGCAATACCGTGCAGCACAGCGTCAAGGCACACACAAAGTTAAAACACGTGCAGAAGTACAAGGTGCAAGCCGTAAACTTCACCGCCAAAAAGGTACCGGTGGTTCACGTAAAGGTAATATCCGCAACCCTTTGTATAAGGGTGGTGGTACCATCTTTGGACCAAAACCTCACGGTTACGATTTTAAATTGAACCGTAAAGTAAAGGATCTTGCTAAAATGGGTGCTCTTGCTTACAAAGCAAAAGAAAACGCCATCGTAGTGGTTGAAGACCTTAACATGGATACTCCGAAAACAAAGGAATTCATGAGTGTGTTGACCAACCTGAACATTGCAGGTAAAAAAGCATTGGTGGTGATCCCTGATTACAACGACAATCTCTACCTCAGCTTACGTAACGTTCCTTCAGTTGTTGGTTCATTACTCGCTGATGTAAATACATACGACCTCATCAACAGCGATGTACTCGTATTAACTGAAAGCGCTGCAAAGATTTTTTCTGAAGAAGAAGCTGCAGCATAA
- the rplW gene encoding 50S ribosomal protein L23 — protein sequence MRQSEILIKPIVSEKSNRLTEKKNTYAFRVGRKANKLEIKKAVEEFYNVKVADVHTMVAPRKSKNRMTKAGYIQGSKPAYKKAYVTVAEGETIDLYGTV from the coding sequence ATGAGACAGAGTGAAATTTTAATAAAGCCGATTGTATCTGAAAAAAGCAATCGTTTAACCGAGAAAAAGAATACATACGCTTTTCGTGTAGGTCGTAAAGCCAACAAGCTCGAGATCAAAAAAGCAGTAGAAGAATTCTACAATGTAAAAGTTGCTGATGTACATACAATGGTAGCTCCCCGCAAGAGCAAAAACCGTATGACCAAAGCCGGTTATATCCAGGGTAGTAAACCAGCTTACAAAAAGGCTTATGTAACTGTTGCAGAAGGCGAAACAATTGACCTGTACGGAACAGTATAA
- the rplB gene encoding 50S ribosomal protein L2, which produces MALKKYKPVTAGTRWRIGNAYAEITTDKPEKSLLESVKSTGGRNAQGRRSMRYIGGGNKKKYRVIDFKRSKKDVPAKVASIEYDPNRTAFIALLHYADGEKRYILAPNGLTVGTTVLAGDAVAPDLGNALQMKNMPLGTNVHNIEMQPGQGGKLVRSAGTSAQLTNKEGKYAVLKMPSGELRKLLINCYATVGVVSNSDHSLEQAGKAGVNRWKGIRPRNRGVAMNPVDHPMGGGEGRSSGGHPRSRTGKYAKGEKTRSKHKGSNKLIIQRKDGKKLAK; this is translated from the coding sequence ATGGCATTAAAGAAATACAAACCGGTAACCGCAGGTACCAGATGGAGAATCGGGAATGCGTATGCGGAGATTACAACCGACAAACCTGAGAAGTCGTTGCTTGAAAGTGTAAAGTCAACAGGTGGTCGTAACGCCCAGGGCCGTCGTTCTATGCGTTACATCGGCGGTGGTAATAAAAAGAAATACCGTGTAATTGATTTTAAACGTAGTAAGAAAGATGTACCTGCAAAAGTTGCATCAATTGAATACGATCCAAACCGTACAGCATTTATTGCTTTGTTGCATTATGCTGATGGTGAGAAGCGTTACATTCTTGCTCCGAATGGCTTAACTGTTGGTACAACCGTTTTAGCTGGTGATGCAGTAGCACCTGATTTAGGAAATGCACTTCAAATGAAGAACATGCCATTGGGTACGAATGTTCACAACATTGAAATGCAACCTGGCCAGGGTGGTAAATTGGTTCGCAGTGCAGGTACAAGTGCACAGTTAACCAACAAGGAAGGAAAATATGCAGTATTGAAAATGCCAAGTGGTGAATTGCGTAAGTTATTGATCAACTGTTATGCAACAGTAGGTGTGGTAAGTAACAGCGATCACAGTTTGGAACAAGCTGGTAAGGCCGGTGTTAACCGTTGGAAAGGTATTCGTCCACGTAACCGTGGTGTTGCGATGAACCCTGTAGATCATCCGATGGGTGGTGGTGAAGGCCGCAGCAGTGGTGGTCACCCACGTAGCAGAACCGGTAAATATGCAAAAGGCGAGAAGACTCGTTCGAAACATAAGGGTTCTAACAAACTCATCATCCAACGTAAGGATGGTAAAAAACTGGCGAAGTAA
- the rpsS gene encoding 30S ribosomal protein S19: MARSIKKGPYVAAHLETKVLAINEGKSKKGVIKTWSRRSTITPDFVGHTFAVHNGNKFIPVYVTEFMVGHKLGEFAPTRNFKGHSSKKIA, translated from the coding sequence ATGGCTCGTTCGATTAAAAAAGGTCCTTATGTAGCAGCTCACCTCGAAACAAAGGTGCTCGCTATCAACGAGGGTAAATCAAAGAAAGGTGTAATTAAGACATGGAGCCGCCGCTCTACAATTACCCCCGATTTTGTTGGTCACACCTTTGCGGTGCACAACGGAAACAAATTCATTCCTGTTTATGTAACTGAATTCATGGTAGGTCATAAGCTGGGCGAATTTGCACCAACAAGAAACTTTAAAGGACACTCAAGTAAGAAGATTGCATAA
- the rplV gene encoding 50S ribosomal protein L22: MKQIKMEAVAKLRNYPTSPRRMRLLADEIRGMDVEKALAMLEFHPQHSATPLGKLLKSAINNWEQKNSGQSAADASLIVKTIFVDGARMVKRLRPAPQGRAYRVRKRSNHVTIIVDKKLID, encoded by the coding sequence ATGAAACAAATAAAAATGGAAGCAGTAGCAAAACTCAGAAATTATCCCACGTCACCCCGCAGAATGCGTCTGTTGGCTGATGAGATCCGTGGTATGGATGTTGAAAAAGCGCTGGCTATGTTGGAGTTTCATCCACAACACTCGGCCACACCGCTTGGTAAATTATTAAAAAGTGCCATCAACAACTGGGAACAGAAGAACAGCGGTCAAAGTGCAGCAGATGCATCATTGATTGTGAAGACAATTTTTGTTGACGGTGCACGTATGGTAAAGCGTTTGCGTCCTGCTCCACAGGGTCGTGCTTACAGAGTAAGAAAGCGCAGCAACCACGTAACTATTATCGTAGATAAAAAATTAATTGATTAA
- the rpsC gene encoding 30S ribosomal protein S3: MGQKANPIGNRLGIIRGWESNWYGSKKDYAGKLIEDNKIRTYLNARINKGGIAKIVIERTLNKLIVTIHTSKPGIIIGKGGGEVDRIKEELKKLTGKDDVQINILEIRRPEVDATIVADTIARQIENRINYKRAIKMAIASAMRMGAEGIKVKVAGRLGGAEIARTEEIKQGRTPLHTFRMDIDYANLFALTVYGKIGIKVWICKGEVLTKRDLNPNFIGGKSDVSDRKDRRDDNRGGGDRRDDRRGGGGGGQRRDSRKG, from the coding sequence ATGGGTCAGAAAGCAAATCCAATTGGTAACAGGTTAGGGATCATCCGCGGATGGGAAAGTAACTGGTATGGTAGCAAAAAAGACTATGCTGGTAAACTGATTGAAGACAACAAGATCAGAACCTATCTGAACGCCCGTATCAATAAAGGCGGTATCGCTAAGATTGTGATTGAGCGTACACTCAACAAATTGATTGTAACCATTCACACATCAAAGCCAGGTATCATCATCGGTAAAGGTGGTGGTGAAGTTGATCGCATCAAAGAAGAGTTGAAGAAATTGACTGGTAAAGATGATGTGCAGATCAACATTCTTGAGATCCGTCGTCCGGAAGTAGATGCAACAATTGTTGCTGACACTATCGCACGCCAGATCGAAAACCGTATCAACTATAAGCGTGCTATTAAAATGGCGATTGCTTCTGCTATGCGCATGGGTGCTGAAGGAATTAAAGTGAAAGTAGCCGGTCGTTTAGGTGGTGCTGAAATTGCACGTACTGAAGAGATCAAACAAGGCCGTACGCCGTTACACACATTCCGTATGGATATTGATTATGCCAATCTGTTTGCATTAACAGTGTATGGTAAAATCGGTATCAAAGTATGGATATGTAAAGGTGAAGTATTGACCAAGCGTGATTTGAACCCCAACTTTATTGGTGGTAAGAGTGATGTGAGCGATCGCAAAGATCGTCGTGATGATAACAGAGGTGGTGGTGACAGAAGAGATGATCGTCGTGGTGGCGGTGGTGGTGGTCAACGCAGAGACAGCCGCAAAGGGTAA
- the rplP gene encoding 50S ribosomal protein L16 codes for MLQPKRTKHRKSQKGRIRAVAKRGSSISFGSYALKALEPVWLTNRQIESARQAMTRAMKREGNVWIRVFPDKIVTRKPAEVRMGKGKGNPEGWAAIIEPGRILFEADGVPETVAKEAMALAAQKLPIKTKFIIRRDLMA; via the coding sequence ATGTTACAGCCGAAAAGAACAAAACACAGAAAATCGCAGAAAGGACGCATACGTGCTGTGGCCAAGCGTGGTAGTAGTATTTCATTTGGTTCATATGCTTTAAAAGCATTGGAGCCGGTTTGGTTAACCAACCGCCAGATTGAAAGTGCCCGTCAGGCAATGACACGTGCAATGAAGCGTGAAGGAAATGTGTGGATCCGTGTGTTCCCCGATAAAATCGTTACCCGTAAGCCTGCTGAAGTACGTATGGGTAAAGGTAAAGGTAACCCCGAAGGATGGGCAGCTATTATTGAGCCAGGTCGTATTTTGTTCGAAGCAGATGGTGTACCTGAAACTGTTGCAAAAGAAGCAATGGCATTGGCGGCACAAAAGCTTCCCATCAAAACAAAATTCATTATCCGCAGGGATTTAATGGCGTAA
- the rpmC gene encoding 50S ribosomal protein L29 yields the protein MAKTTDFLKSIKELNLTDLTARIKEDEMRLKKLEFAHAISPLENPVSIRGLRRDIARLKTELRRKQMGV from the coding sequence ATGGCAAAGACAACTGATTTTTTAAAGAGCATAAAAGAGCTGAACCTCACAGACCTCACAGCACGCATCAAAGAAGATGAGATGCGTTTGAAGAAGCTGGAATTTGCACACGCTATTTCTCCATTGGAGAATCCCGTGAGCATCCGTGGCCTTCGCCGTGATATTGCTCGTTTAAAAACAGAATTACGAAGAAAACAAATGGGTGTTTAA
- the rpsQ gene encoding 30S ribosomal protein S17, with protein sequence MLERNLRKTKTGVVTSSKMDKTITVAVERKVKHPIYGKFVKKTTKFHAHDEKNECGIGDTVKIMESRPLSKTKRWRLVEVVEKAK encoded by the coding sequence ATGTTAGAAAGAAATTTGCGTAAAACAAAGACAGGTGTAGTAACCAGCAGCAAAATGGATAAAACCATTACTGTAGCGGTTGAACGTAAAGTAAAGCACCCTATTTATGGAAAGTTCGTAAAGAAAACGACCAAGTTCCATGCTCACGATGAAAAGAATGAGTGCGGTATTGGTGATACAGTGAAGATCATGGAGAGCCGTCCCTTGAGCAAAACAAAGCGCTGGAGACTGGTTGAGGTTGTTGAAAAAGCGAAATAA
- the rplN gene encoding 50S ribosomal protein L14, with the protein MIQQESRLNVADNSGAKEVLCIKVLGNSGQDYAKIGDKIVVTVKDALPGGGIKKGTVAKAVIVRTKNKLRRKDGSYIRFDDNAVVILNASDEPRGTRIFGPVARELRDKGYMKIISLAPEVL; encoded by the coding sequence ATGATTCAGCAAGAAAGTAGATTAAACGTAGCCGATAACAGTGGTGCCAAAGAAGTGCTTTGTATTAAAGTACTCGGAAACAGCGGCCAGGATTATGCAAAGATTGGCGACAAGATCGTTGTAACAGTAAAGGATGCATTACCAGGTGGTGGTATTAAAAAAGGTACCGTAGCAAAAGCTGTTATTGTTCGTACAAAAAATAAATTACGTCGTAAGGATGGTTCTTACATCCGTTTCGATGATAACGCAGTGGTAATTCTCAATGCTTCTGATGAGCCTCGTGGTACACGTATCTTCGGGCCGGTAGCAAGAGAGTTGCGTGATAAGGGTTACATGAAAATCATTTCATTGGCACCTGAGGTGTTGTAA
- the rplX gene encoding 50S ribosomal protein L24, translating to MSKRFKPKFSIKKGDSVVVIAGDDKDVLKPRTVLEVFPDAARVLVEGVNIVTKHSKPSAQNTKGGIVKMEAPIHISNVMLWDGKQATKVQRSRENGKLVRVSKKSGQPVK from the coding sequence ATGAGCAAAAGATTTAAACCCAAGTTTAGCATCAAGAAAGGCGATTCAGTAGTTGTTATTGCCGGTGATGATAAAGATGTATTGAAGCCACGTACGGTACTGGAAGTATTTCCGGACGCTGCCCGTGTATTGGTTGAAGGTGTAAACATCGTAACCAAACACAGTAAGCCATCGGCTCAAAACACAAAAGGTGGTATCGTTAAAATGGAAGCTCCGATCCACATCTCAAACGTGATGTTGTGGGATGGTAAACAAGCAACCAAAGTACAGCGCAGTCGTGAGAACGGAAAGCTGGTAAGGGTTTCTAAAAAATCAGGACAACCCGTAAAATAA
- the rplE gene encoding 50S ribosomal protein L5: MSTTKYTPRLASKYKAEVVPALMKRFGYKSIMQVPKLEKICLNRGVNGAVNDKKLVDIAIDELTTISGQKAVATMSKKDISNFKLRKNMPIGARVTLRGVNMYEFLDRLISASLPRVRDFKGVNEKSFDGRGNYTMGVTEQIIFPEIDIDKVNKITGLDITFVTTASTNEEAYELLKEMGMPFKNAKKDQQ, from the coding sequence ATGAGCACTACAAAATATACACCCCGTTTGGCAAGCAAGTACAAAGCAGAAGTTGTACCTGCCTTAATGAAACGTTTTGGTTATAAAAGCATCATGCAGGTTCCTAAGCTGGAAAAGATCTGCTTGAACCGTGGCGTAAACGGAGCGGTGAACGATAAAAAACTCGTTGATATTGCAATCGATGAGTTAACTACGATCTCTGGTCAGAAAGCAGTAGCAACAATGTCTAAAAAAGACATTTCAAACTTCAAGCTTCGTAAGAACATGCCGATTGGCGCCCGTGTAACATTGCGTGGTGTGAATATGTATGAATTTCTCGATCGCCTGATCTCTGCTTCATTACCACGTGTACGTGACTTTAAAGGTGTGAATGAAAAATCATTCGATGGCCGTGGTAACTACACAATGGGTGTTACTGAGCAGATCATCTTCCCTGAGATCGATATCGATAAGGTGAATAAGATCACCGGTTTGGATATCACTTTTGTAACCACAGCTTCAACTAACGAAGAAGCGTATGAGTTGCTGAAAGAAATGGGAATGCCATTCAAAAATGCTAAAAAAGATCAACAATAA
- the rpsN gene encoding 30S ribosomal protein S14 yields MAKKSITARQNKREKMVAQYAEKRAALKAAGDYAGLDELPKNASPVRLKNRCQLTGRPRGYMRYFGISRVMFRDMALNGKIPGVKKASW; encoded by the coding sequence ATGGCTAAAAAATCAATAACAGCCCGTCAAAACAAAAGAGAGAAAATGGTAGCTCAGTATGCTGAGAAGCGTGCTGCTCTGAAAGCTGCTGGTGATTATGCCGGTTTGGATGAACTTCCAAAGAATGCATCACCTGTACGTTTAAAGAACCGTTGTCAATTGACCGGCCGTCCAAGAGGTTACATGCGTTACTTTGGAATTTCACGTGTGATGTTCCGTGACATGGCGCTGAATGGTAAAATACCAGGCGTTAAAAAAGCCAGCTGGTAA
- the rpsH gene encoding 30S ribosomal protein S8, which yields MVTDPIADFLTRVRNAQMAGHRIVEIPASNLKKRMTEILYDQGYILKYKFEDDNKQGVIKIALKYDPQTRVPAIQALERVSRPGLRQYSKPEDFRRVKNGLGIAIISTSKGVMTDKQAKASNVGGEVLCYIY from the coding sequence ATGGTTACAGATCCTATTGCAGATTTTCTCACTCGTGTACGTAATGCGCAGATGGCAGGCCACAGAATTGTAGAAATTCCTGCTTCAAACCTCAAAAAGCGTATGACAGAAATTTTATACGATCAGGGGTATATCTTAAAATATAAGTTTGAAGATGATAACAAACAAGGTGTAATTAAAATTGCCTTGAAGTACGATCCTCAAACACGTGTTCCTGCAATTCAGGCATTGGAGCGTGTAAGCCGTCCGGGTTTACGCCAGTACTCTAAGCCGGAAGATTTCCGCCGTGTAAAGAATGGTTTAGGCATTGCCATCATCAGCACATCTAAAGGTGTTATGACTGATAAGCAAGCGAAAGCCAGCAATGTAGGTGGTGAAGTATTGTGTTATATCTACTAA
- the rplF gene encoding 50S ribosomal protein L6, producing MSRIGKQPVVVPQGVTITVGKDNVVTVKGPKGELKETVDRDIIVEVKDGEVTFNRPTDQGRHRAMHGLYRSLVSNMVKGVTDGFEKKLELVGVGYKAASQGNILDLALGYSHNIIFEVPSELKIATAQEKGQNPTITITGIDKQLLGAVAAKIRSLRKPEPYKGKGVKYVGEFIRRKAGKAAGK from the coding sequence ATGTCTCGTATAGGTAAGCAGCCGGTTGTAGTTCCTCAGGGAGTAACAATCACAGTTGGAAAAGATAACGTGGTTACAGTAAAAGGACCCAAAGGTGAGTTGAAAGAAACCGTTGACCGTGATATTATTGTTGAGGTGAAAGATGGTGAAGTAACGTTTAACCGTCCAACTGATCAGGGCCGTCATCGTGCTATGCATGGTTTATACCGTTCACTTGTTTCAAACATGGTGAAAGGCGTAACCGATGGTTTTGAAAAGAAACTTGAATTGGTGGGTGTGGGTTATAAAGCCGCAAGTCAGGGAAATATTCTTGATCTGGCATTGGGTTATTCACACAACATCATTTTTGAAGTACCAAGTGAATTGAAAATTGCAACTGCGCAGGAAAAAGGACAGAATCCTACCATCACCATTACTGGTATCGATAAGCAATTGTTAGGTGCTGTTGCTGCAAAGATCCGCAGTTTACGTAAGCCTGAACCATACAAAGGAAAGGGTGTGAAGTATGTTGGAGAATTTATCCGTCGTAAGGCAGGTAAAGCAGCTGGTAAATAA
- the rplR gene encoding 50S ribosomal protein L18 produces the protein MKTDNKLVRRQKIRYSIRKKVAGTTEKPRLSVFRSNSDIYVQLIDDVTGVTIAAASSKDKEILAQKVTKIEKSKLVGAAIARKATELGLSAVVFDRGGNLYHGRVKAVAEGAREAGLIF, from the coding sequence ATGAAAACAGATAACAAATTAGTCAGAAGGCAAAAGATCCGCTACTCAATTCGTAAGAAAGTAGCAGGTACAACTGAAAAACCACGTTTAAGTGTGTTTCGCAGCAACTCTGATATTTATGTTCAGTTGATTGATGATGTAACTGGTGTAACAATTGCAGCAGCGTCATCAAAAGACAAAGAGATTCTGGCACAGAAAGTAACCAAAATTGAGAAAAGTAAACTGGTAGGTGCTGCTATTGCACGCAAAGCAACTGAGCTGGGTTTGTCAGCTGTTGTATTTGATCGTGGCGGTAACTTATACCACGGCCGTGTAAAAGCGGTAGCTGAAGGCGCACGTGAAGCAGGTTTAATTTTCTAA
- the rpsE gene encoding 30S ribosomal protein S5, with protein sequence MSKVIVNKVKAGDLELKEKVVSINRVVKTTKGGRAFSFSALVVVGNGNGVVGHGLGKAKEVQEAISKGIEDAKKNLIKVPVMKGSIPHDQLAKEGAAKVLIKPAAHGTGVIAGGSMRAVLESAGVTDVLAKSLGSANPHNVVKATFKALAMLREPIAVSRVRHLSLKKVFNG encoded by the coding sequence ATGTCGAAAGTAATTGTAAACAAAGTAAAAGCAGGTGACCTGGAACTGAAAGAAAAAGTAGTTTCTATCAACCGTGTTGTTAAAACAACAAAAGGTGGTCGTGCATTCAGTTTCTCAGCATTAGTTGTTGTAGGCAATGGCAATGGTGTGGTTGGTCATGGTTTAGGTAAAGCCAAGGAAGTACAGGAAGCTATTTCAAAAGGCATTGAAGATGCGAAGAAAAATCTCATCAAAGTTCCTGTAATGAAAGGAAGTATCCCTCACGATCAGTTGGCGAAAGAAGGTGCTGCAAAAGTATTGATCAAGCCTGCTGCACATGGTACGGGTGTAATTGCCGGAGGCAGCATGCGTGCTGTATTGGAAAGCGCTGGTGTTACCGACGTATTAGCAAAATCATTAGGTTCTGCAAACCCACACAACGTGGTAAAAGCAACCTTCAAAGCATTAGCAATGTTGCGTGAACCAATTGCTGTATCACGAGTACGTCACCTCTCATTAAAGAAAGTATTTAACGGATAA
- the rpmD gene encoding 50S ribosomal protein L30, with the protein MKKIKITLVKSPIDRPERQKQTLKALGLNKTNSTKEVEGTPQVLGMIHKVSHLLKVEEVA; encoded by the coding sequence ATGAAAAAGATAAAGATCACTTTAGTAAAGAGTCCGATTGACAGACCTGAACGCCAGAAGCAAACGCTGAAGGCACTTGGTTTGAATAAGACCAACTCTACCAAAGAAGTAGAAGGCACTCCACAGGTGTTAGGGATGATTCACAAAGTGAGTCATTTACTGAAGGTGGAAGAAGTAGCTTAA